GCACTACTAGATCCATCTTTATCTTTTCCCCTACTGCTATCACTGCCGCTATCACCATTACCACTACTGCTCTTGTCGTTATTTCCCTGTAATCGTCGTATGATAAGAGGCAGTCGTTTGCCTATAAAGCCCTTCCAGAGAGGGACATACATTGGCGAGTCTTTACGTTGTAAAGCCACTGCCAGACAGTCGAACGCTGTTGTTATAAGTTTGCTCACTATCGACAAAGAGTTTTGACCACCGAAAAAGATATTCAGTTCGCGAATAAACGTGGCTCCCTGGATTTTCGACACCGTCAACATCAGACTCTCGAGCCAGAGAATGCGATATGCTCTAGAATTCTTGATTGCCGTATTAGAACCACCCAAACCGCTAATAGAACCAGTACCTACTGCTGTACCATTGATCCCAGTGGCAGCACCTAAAGCCAAACTCAGACTGTCGGTCCCAGAAGCTCCATCAACATTACTTTGATCATCAAGAATGGATTTAAACGAGTTTTTCACGAGCTGTTCCAAATAAGGGTCACTTTTACCAATAAGTTTTTTGCCATAAACTCTTTTTAACGACACTTGAAACTGGCTAAACCCTGTTTTATCAGACCCAGCATCACTGCTCACTTGACCCACTAGTAGCGAGCTAGTAACATGACCCGATTCTGCCAGTTTTACAAGAAAATACGCCAGTGCTTTAAACTCGAGCAATTGCTGTTTCTCCGGGGCATTGGACAAACTGATCATATAATGAGCCAGTACCGAGCCCAATTGACCCATTATCGACGACAGCCCCAGATTATTCCACGAACCTACCGACTTGGCaataaatatcagcacATCGCTCTTAGCCCTGCTATTAAGACTCGATTTTTCCAGATACTGAATCAAACTtggcagaggcagcagacTCTTTGGATCCGAGGCCAGTGCACAAATATACTCGAGAAAAAGAGGATCCAAGGGCCCCGTgtcgacagcagcagaaaacaGACCCCGACCAGAGTCGTCGGACGACTCGAAATCACATGTCTCTTGCAACTGGCCACAAAACTTGACAAACAATGGCCAGTTCCACCGCTTCAGCAGACACGCCTTGACCAGCTTCTCCAGTTTCTCCACCGAACTCAGCGACTGCGTCATAACCACACTCTACTACACCTCGACTATTACTCGAGATCCCCCACTACGACCCCTCTACTTCACCACTTTCCTTCACACCCCAACCCCGCCATGCCGCTGCCGCGGCTGGTGTCACGTGAAATATGTGAATAGTTGGGGGttcgtgcctccggcggctggggctccgccccagaccccgctgctcctctcgctgcgctcgagtcgggcgtcggcCCGCCACCGCGGTTAGTGTTCCGGGACCCGAGtaagctcgcgaagcgaccaccgcggggtctggggcggagccccagccgccggaggcacgaccccaACCCGGACCCGGGGAGGGGCGAGTGATCGTCGCAGACGTGGAGGCGGCCACTGTCCCTGAGCGGGGTTAGGAAGGGCCGATCGGCCGGTGGGCAGGTCAGGCGGTGAGAGGAGGCGACGGGCTTGCGTCTGGGCTGCTGCAGTGCGACGCTGGGAGATTGCGAGAGTGAGGGTGAGAGGGGTCGGAGGGGTACATAGCGGGGGCGACGAAGGCTCGTTAAGTGTCTgttgattgttgttgagacGGAGAGAGagggggggaggggggcgGACGAGAGGGGTCGTGTGCACGGGCCGTGGAGGGGCAGTCGTGAGAAGGATTGAGTAAGCTAATGAGACGGTTGAAAAGCGGGGCTGGGCTTTATTTGATCTAGCGATAGCGATAGCGTAGCGTAACGTGGTTGGCGCGTGGGCTACACCTGtcggtgctgctgataatacCGGTGATAGCGCTTGCACGAACCGGCCTGGTCTCGTCCAGACCGCTCATTAACTCCGGCCCCCGCCTGGATCTCGTGGGTTGCTGTTTAGTGCATTCTGGCTCAATATTGACCCGAGCAGACGCTAGCTGACGCACTGGTACACGTGGAGCAGCCCGTGAGGGGCAGAAGGGTGCCAGGTGAGGCACGGCTTATTAAAAGTGAGCTAGCCATGATAGGTTAGCGTTGATATTTGCTGATAAGAAAGGATAACGGCATTAGAAATAGGAAACAACCTGCACAACAACACCTGCACCTGCTTTATAATAGCCACCGGCGTTCACAAGCCAAGAGTCCAAAATCTAAGTTCAGCTGTCATGCCAAGCCGGAAATCTACCGTCGATTTTCCTTCAAAAAAGGCTGTCAGCATAACATATGGGTGCCCCActcggcctccggcggctggggctccgccccagaccccgtggtgctcgcttcgcgagaGCAGGGGGAGGAGGGCATGTTAGTGGGGTGTACGGGCAGAAGGGAAAGCtaatgtatatatactataTTGTACTATAGAAAACATAATTAGGTCAAAACTAACATCAAATACGTATACGGTCGGTTGAAAAACAATTAATAATAAGGAACGAGACAAACACCAAAATACCAAAGAAATAACAATGCTCGGCTGCTGTTTATGAATAATTGATATGCACGGACACAGGAGTTAGCGAAATATGTATCGACAACAGACAGACAACGTAATTATGTGTTGAAGAACCTTTAAAAGAACCTGTCCCAGTAACATACCAAACAACATAACAGCAGCCCTGTAAAATGTAGACGGAAGATGTGGAGAAAGAATATGAAGAATGAAGGTAAAGTAAGTGAAATGAATATAAAGAGAATAAAGGGGATATGAAGGATAAGCAACcaaaatataaagaaaattgaaccaaaataaaatcaaaaataagaaatcaaaaaatgagaaatcaaaagaaaaacataGACCGAACCATCAATAAACTGCAAAACTGTAACAACTCATAAATCATCATTGTATAGGAACCAAATATTCACCACTTCATACCAGTCAGTCAGACAGACTGATAGACAGCTGACAGCTGACTAGTACAAAGTAATTAACACATGAACCTaagaaaatgcaaaaaaaactaTTTTATGCCAAACGagtaaaacaaaaaacatcTGTCAGTCTACTGCCTCGCGGAGCGCATGATAGGAGTTGTACGGGGGATCGAGTCTGGTTTGGGATGCTTGGATCCCACTGAAGCGCCATGGCCTGCTTTGTTCAGAGCATAATCTCCCGAATCAAAATACTTGCGGTCATTGACTTTTCTTTGCAGCATGTCTGCTCTAGTGGGAATCTTGCCATACATGCGATACAACCGCTGTTCCTCTGGGGACAGGGTCTTGACGTCCAATTGCGAGCCCATTGTCGGATAAGATTACAACAACAGTGGGTAGAATTAATTCAACTGTACGAGCCGTGGTTCGCTGGTactgttttgttttgttttgtttagTTCTGTTCCTCAAACCTCAAATGAGTATAGAACTTGGATTTTGAATTGGGATTTTGGATTGTGGTAGCTGGTAATAGTAATTGCCAGTAGCCTTTTCTAGCAAATTCTTGCAATTGAGATGTTTTattctgtttgttttgttttgtcCTTTCTGATAACTTGTCCCAGTAGTTACTGCCTCTATAGATAAAATTCTTTTTTCCGTAGAGATAGAAAAAGGAGTTTTATTCTTTGGCCAAAAAGTTATGGGAACAGGGTGTCAagccaataacaataataaatagatgaACTAGGAAATTTCCGAAAACGCCGGCACAAAAAAACTCTGCCAAAGCACAaacaatgaaaaaaaagcagTTAGTTGTCCAAACAGACTGCCGCTAATAAATGAATACttgaaatgaaaaataacaaGAAGCGAAAATAAATTTGTAGAGATGAGAAAAAAGATACAAGATTTAACACTACACAAACTAAACTTTAGTGAATGCCCCCTGGTATTTATAAACTAGCCAACCCTATCAGCgacatttctttttcctcCGTGCAGTATCCCACGTGGTAAGGGCTTTATTCCGTAACCGGATGCGTGCATATTGTAGGTCACCGTTTGGACACCCGTTGCTTTTTCTAGATAGCGGTGAGGGTGCCATGGAGGGGTTGGAGGggagggtctgcctccggcggctggggctccgccccagaccccgctgctcctctcgcttcgctcgagtcgttgcgtcgacggtgccagcagtctcctgcgaagcaggagctacggggtctggggcagagccccagccgccggaggcaccaggCCCGGCCCCTGTACGAGAGAACACGCGGTGCCTGCCTAATCAAGCAGGTGGCCTGGCCGGCCGTGGGTGGTGCTGGATGCTGGGTAATCAGTAAATAATCGCAGATTATTCAGCTCGCGACCCGACTTGGACGTACCACACCACCGCTGCAGCAGAAGGGCAGACTGGCAGGTAAACAGGCAGGCAGACTGAGTGAGGACGAGTCGGGCTGTGTTTGGGTTGGTTGTGTTATAATTAATTGCGAAGGCCCAAAACATCCCCCACTAGCCCACCAGACTGTTGTAGTGGCAAGATTCGGGCAACAGTGGTCGGGGGCTGTGGCTGTGGCAAGTATCACGGGCTGGATTTGGCGCGACTTCCGGGTCTGGACTCGGCCGGGAAGTGTCCATTTCGCTGCTTCATTTGAATGGATCACGAATAATGTCGCCCCCTCCCCTTCCTCCCTTTCCCTTTGTGaccagccagcagcagcagcagcagcgagcAGCCGACCGGCAGCACTCAGTGACCTGCAAACAATTCCCACAGCTGCagcgctgctgctggcaagCAGGTTTGATGACATCCTAGCACGTCCTTATCCGGTGCTGTCAGCGGTGATTTTTGggttttgatttatttactttTGCTTTTGGATGCTGTATTTTGTTATCTGTTTTGACCATTTGTTTTTCTGTATTTtccatatatttattttttcgAATTTTTGTCATTTTTGGCACCGTcatctttttatttttattattatatttgGCACTCGGATATTATTTATGCAGGCCAAACGGCTTTGCTGCACACCTGTGCACCCTCGCTGGGGGCCGGCTGGgctgggggtctgcctccggcggctggggctccgccccagaccccgctgctcctctcgcttcgctcgagtcgttgcgtcgaccGGCcaagcagtctcctgcgaagcaggagcaacggggtctggggcagcgccccagccgccggaggccccagccgccggaggcaccatcccccccaaaaaaaaacattaGATTGATAATTTTTCAGGTGGCCTGGGGGCGGACGGACAATTATTTGTCAGGGAATCCACCGCATCCAGCAGCCATGCCTGCAGGCGGTAATTAAGTTCTGCTTTCACCTCGACTCAGTCGGTCAATCAGGGCTTGTGTGAAACTCAATTCGTTTGTGGATGGCTGATCTTGGGGCCCTATGTAGCCCAGATAATTATTTCAGAGTCTGAGCCACTGTACCCACCAGCTGGCGTGAATATAATtttattcaattcaattcgTGCTAACGAGTATGTCAGTCCATTCCGGCTATGCAGCCTGCTGTCAGCGCCAGCAACCCCGTCAGCACTCacctgccgctgctgctgctgcctgtGGTTGCACGCCTAACTAGGGCCCGTCCCTGCGGTACCGATGGCACGGATCCGCCTGATCGTAACAGACCCCAGGCCGGTCCCTGGCTAATACGGGGGGAGGAGTATTTGGACCGCCGGGCGGGGTGGGGGGCccggcctccggcggctggggctacgccccagaccccgctgctcctctcgcttcgctcgagtcggtgcgttTGGGCGGTCCCCCGTAAAATAAATTTGGCTGTGTGACAGCCCATGGGTACAATTTTCCAGCCCAAATAAACCAGCTGACGGGGCTCCCCGActcaacgactcgagcgaagcgagaggagcagcggggtctggggcggagccccagccgccggaggcagacccaccCCCGTAGGGAACGTTGCTTTTGCCGGTACCAGGAGTCAGGTAAACTTAGTTTTGCGAGCGTGCGAGGGAGGAGAGACGAGTTCTTTAGAATTCCATTAGCGCTTTTGAAAGATATGTGGTGGTGGACTagcagaaataaaaataaataaatataaaaataaatgagaaaattattatttatagcAAGTGggctatttatttttttattcccTCTCTAGTGTGGGATGTGATGTGAGAATTGCTGTTATCgcaattattttttgtacTTTTTTGGTAGCTAGCAGCGCGCTTTAGTGAGTAGAAGGTGAGTAAGTATTATATCCCAAAGCGACCACATATCCCCATCTGACTAGCGCTAGCCCGACTGCCTGCTTGCATGCCTGCCCCTCATGCTgccggtgctggtgctgctgctggtgctgctgctggtttctGCCAGATCCAGATAAGCTTTGAGTGTCTTTTGTTTCCCAATTGGCCTAGTCTCGGTTTCTCAACACATGGGCTGCACGCACCGATCGCCCGCTGgccaaataatattcaCCCAACACTGGCCTCTGCCCGTGGCGCCGGTTCCTACTCGGTACACCCAGCGTCAGATGCCACAAACGGTTTGTGTGCATACACGGGTCGTGCCACAGggagctgcctccggcggctggggctccgccccagactccgcggctcctgcttcgcaggagatggcttGGACGGTGTacgcaaccgactcgagcgcagcgagaggagcagcggggtctggggcggagccccagccgccggaggcactccCCCCCCCTGCATGCAAATCGGACTCGGTACGGGCTGACCACAGCTGGCCCCATGACAATATTAAATCCCGTGCAATCTGACCCCCCTGCAGCTCCGCATATTTGCTGTACCCACAAGAGCCGGGCTGATTAGCACCGGACTCTGGTTGCCCAGCACCCACAACTCGGGCTTGCATCCAATCCTCGGCCCGTGTGCACCGGGGCCGATGCTGCCTacggcggctggggctccgccccagaccccgctgctcctctcgctgcgttcgagtcggttgcgtacacggtcccagccatctcctgcgaagcaggagctacggcGTCTGGGGCAGGCAAATCTCCCCCCCCCACTTCGGACTCGGGTAGTCCCGTGTAACAGCCCGGTTGGTCCTCCCTGATCATCAGGGGACCCTGCGTCACGGCGGCAGATCATCTGTCTAGCCTGTTTGAGGTctgacagcagcaccgtGGTGACAACTGTCAAAATaagttttattttattggcaaaaaaaaagcttttCAAGTCCAAGCACGACAAAATAAgaacagaaataaaattaaaCTCTGATGGTCCGCTTTCACCTGGCAGCGCTCGATTGGGGCCGTTGCAGGGCTGCttgcctgcctccggcggctggggctccgccccagaccccgtggctcctgcttcgcaggagttggctgggaccgtcgacagaaccgactcgagcggagcgagaggagcagcggggtctggggcagagccccagccgccggaggcacccgCGCCCCACCTTTTTCCCCTGATTCACAGCTGTGGTGTCAGGGATGGGTGATTTTTTGCTGTTATTTTCCCGCTCCAAAACCCTATAAATTCAGTGCCAATTGAACTCgtattttattatattttttggtcTCTCGGTCGCTGCAACTGTCACCTGTTCCTCAGGGGGaaggggggtgtgcctcccGCGGCCGGGCACTGCCAGGGTCCGTGGCTCACTTCGCTTGTGGCTTGGATCGTGTGGTTTTAGGTTGTGCTGCTGGATTTCTGGTCTTTTGTGATTGAGAGAATGGTTGGTGAGTTTGTTCGTTGTTTTGGTGGACCCTACATGCTGCATGTTGATTCCCCCTGAGAGGCCCGTGTCAGCTCGGCTCTCCATAATTCCTACCCAGGTCACACACCAAATTTCGACAATTCTCGAACCCAGCGGTCCTAACCGTCCCAAAAAAACCCTGGACACCCCCCAAGCactccgcgaagcggagccacgggtccgggcagagcccggccgccggaggcaggtccccgGACCCTGCAGCACCGCTGCACCAATAGCCGCTGGCAGCTTCCCATGGCGGGTACGGCGCTATCGAGGGAGATGCGGGATGTTAGGGTTTcaggatttttttttcacttgtGCCAgcgatatatatatgtgAAGGagattttttcttttgttgtgATCCTCGTGAAAAGTTTCAACAGAACAGACGAAGCCAATTAATTATTCAAAATGCTGATTTACAAGGTGAGTGGGTTCGATTGTGGAATGGATTGGACTTGGATTGAGAATGATATTGAGCAGTTAAAGTGAATGGATTGGATGGACGACGATTGGTCGTATGTGACGGGGTCTCTTAGGTGGTTGGTTGTGTTTACATACAGATCGGTTGAGGATTGGGTGTATTCACTGGGTTCTGGTCTGTTTTACTTTGCTCTTTGTTCTCTCtttgttggttggttggttctATTTGTTTTGAATCAGGCTGGAGACGAACGAAATACTAACTCGTTTTTAGGATATCATTGCTGACGACGAGGTAAGCTAATACTGGTGTGGATGATAGAATGGCAGTTGATGATTGGAGATTCTGGTGATTATGATTCGATTAGTCGATCGGACTGGTTTCGCTGGTTATGCCAGTTGttttttgagtttggtgcTCGATTTTCCGGGTCAATTGTTGCCGGGGTTCTGTTCGCCAGACGATGGTGATTACGAAATTACAATTCATGTCTGTAATACTTATTGAGTTCatactaacaaaaacacAGTTGGTCTCTGACGTTTATGACATCAAGGAGGTCGATGGTGTTGTCTACGAGGTCGACTCTGCCGTCATCACCGTCAAGGCCGGTGCCGATGTCGATATCGGTGCTAACCCCTCTGCCGAGGATGGTGAGGAGGCCCTTGAGGACGGTGCCGAGCAAGTCAACAACATTGTCTACTCTTTCCGTCTCCAACAAACTTCTTTCGACAAGAAGTCTTACGTCACCTACATCAAGGGTTACATGAAGGCTGTCAAGGCCCACCTTGAGAAGACCAACCCCGACGAGGTCGCTGTCTTCGAGAagggtgctgctgcctaTGTCAAGAAGATCATTGCCAACTTCAAGGACTACGATTTCTACACCGGTGAGTCCATGAACCCCGATGGTATGGTTCTCCTCCTCAACTACCGTGAGGACGGTGTCACTCCTTACTTCGTTGTCTGGAAGCACGGAATCAAGGAGGAGAAGGTCTAAAAAAACTCTCTGTACTTGCTTAAATTGTTTAATATAATGATTCAGTGCTTGATTATACTCACTGGGGTTCGGGagagtgcctccggcggctggggctctgccccagaccccgttgctcctgcttcgcaggagagaaGATACTACTTCTCTGCTCTGAAGACGATGTGGTTGATCGTAAGAGCTATACCTTTTGGCCAGACTCTTTGCCGCTGGATATATGACTCGACAACATAAAtgtattgttattgttcGTAATGCAAACTGTCCTGTGTATCGATTGAATAAATGCAGGTGGGTGTGGTGTTTTGTATTTACTGGATTCCTGTCACGACCAGACAGTGGTTCTCGAGGGAGATGGATTTGTCAACGTACTCGACAACTTGTGCCTTGTAGCCCAGTTGTTGTAACGATTTAACTCTCCCGTAGTCGATTACTCGACGTGCCATGAGCCCGATTCTCTCtcgctcttcttctgtcaTTCGCAGCGTGGTTAACCCGTTCGTGTCTTCTTTGCTGTCTGTATATTCTGTGCTTGTCGTTTCTTCTGTGTCTACAGTGGCTTCGACTCTGTTTGTATCGTTTTTGCTTTCCAATGCTTGATTTCCTTCAGCGGCTATACCGTTTTCTTTAATTTCTATCGCCTGTTCTGTATTCTGATCTTCCTGGTTGTTTTTTCCATCAGCTTTCGGTTTTTTTTCCCGAGTTCCACAAACTGCCCACGACGTCAGGCGAGTTATAGCTCGGAATCCTTCAGCTCCGATTTCGTTAGCTATTAGCCAGTCTCGTCCTGCAAGGGGATATGTCTCGTAGCTACAAAGCTGTCGACAACAAAGAGCGATAACTACTCCATGGAGCCTGGCTGGATTGTCTTGTTGGGTGAGATGACTGTTCTTGAGACAGGCTAAAGTAAGATCAGTAGCACAACCACACAAATGCTTCGATACCGCCGTCACTTTTAATTTCTCTGTGTTTGATGATTGGGCGATAAAAGGTGACTTGTCGAGGTCAAGATCTTTGATATCTATCTTCAGTCGTGCGTATTCTGGTTCTAATactttttcaatatcagagACAGTACTGTGGATTTGCTTGAATGTTTCATATTCTTCTGTTAGTTTACAGTCAAGCTTCATTCTCGGTTTGGATCTATCTACCAGCAGGAACTTGCTTTTGGGAAGTTTCGGTTTTTTACTTGTTTCTGACGTCTTGTTTTCAATCCGTTGAAGGTGGTTTAATAATTGTgatctgtatatatatcgCGACAGCTCTGCTCTTCCACACCCAAACTCTATAATCAGGGTATCTGCACCACTTTCGTCGTCGTATAATAGACCACTATCTGCCATATGTCCAATCAAAGACGATTGTTGTATAGCatgtttcttgttttccAGTTCCTGTAACCGGAGTTTGAGTCCGTCGTTCTGTCTAATATCTCGAGTAACCGGATGTTGCTTGACCTCTCGTTCGTACAGTTCTGTCAAGATGGGAATCCATTTGGTTACATCTACTGGACCTTTGGTGACGTTCTTGTTACCCTTCTCTTTATATTCTTTGTCAGTAATGTTCATATCTTCGTTATACCACACGTCTTCAGAGTCTTTGGGTTTGGCTCGACATTTTTCCATGTGGTGTTTTAGCTGATCTGCCCAGACGCTATGACCTTTATCAAGAGGACATGGTACTCGCTTCCGTCCGTTGACTGAATCCTTTACCAGAAGAATATGTTGAGCACAGTAAGTCTCGTCTGCTCTTCGAGTCATGTTACATTGTCTTCCCTTCTTGTGTTTCAGAATGAACTGACATTGGAGTCTGGTGCCATCGTTTTTTGCCAGCTTCTGCCTTTTGACGCTCTTTTCTATTTGCTCTGGTTTGGTATCGGTCATTCTTATGGTCCCTGGTTGTTCCAGCTTATCATCCAGGTGCTAAAAGTGATTTGATCTGTCCAGTTGGTGACCCCTGAATGTGTAAAAAATTTATGCATACTTTGACAAACATctgaacaaaaataaatcgaCCACTACTGGGTTCGATATGGTGACTCTCTGTATGCGAGAGATGCAAAAGTGTAGGCAGGGAATTAACCTGCTATTACTTCCACGACAGGGCTTGAACCTGCAATCTCCTGATTCGTAGTCAGACGCCTTGCCAATTAGGCCACGTGGAACACTACTTGTTTTGTCATGTTTCCCGCTTTACACGAAGGCAGAAATTCAGAGGACAGGGGTGAATAAAATTGCACATTTTTGCTTGTTTATTTAGTAAATAATTGCTCTATTGGCTTCCGAATTTGATACTCACTGAAATATGGTGGTTTACTTGTTTCAACATGTTTATAGAGTGTGCTTTTTCTTCCTATCTTCATATGTGCATCATTACGCAAGTCATATTCGAACCATATAATCTAGCGCACATGTTGAACCCAACACGAAGGTATAGCCTGTAGGGGGCCAATAGTAGAATAGTCCTACTATCATTACGAGAGTatagtaatatttttaatgttgttgtataattgtgttaggactttaatattgatttattattatcattattatttttcgaACCATATAGCATGTTCACTCAAGATTCTACTAGGATGAACTTCATTACATTTCTTGTGAAGTCCAAATCGAACcatggaaaagaaaaagaactcCTGTCAAATCCAGTTGAATGCAGAGTACCATGATTTAAAGTGATTTGAAACGGATCACGAACTATGCAGCTCCTTATAAACCCTCCAGCGACTGTGAGCGATGGCATCCTATGATAGTAAAGCAAAATTAGAAAGTCTTCAAGGTACTCATATTAGAGAAGGGCGCTGTGTAGGTAGAGTTTTCGTTTGTGGATCACGTCACTAGAAGCTGCCATGAGACACTGCAAGGTTATTCTATTCCTCGACCATACCATACTATAGTTTCCCCTCCAACGAAAACCAAGCAGAGATAGAAGCGACAATCAACCTTCAATGAAACAGTCCATAGTCTCTAGATGGTCAATATAACGGAAGTGTCACGAAGACTAGACCAGACTGAAGCCACTACATAAGCCGAGTCACGAAAACTACTCAACGGGGGACAGTTCAGAGGGAATTAACGGAAAAGATCTTTTAGAATATGGGAGCCACTCATCTGAGCTATACAGCGGAGAACTCCCTACTCTTTGAGTAGCTTTTACACGACGGgccaaaaaatgaaaactAAACCTGTAAAGATATGAATTAAATAGTGAGACGAGCATTCAGAAAGTTACCAATCCATGTATTGTTCTCGTGACGAGGAAGATAAAAACCATCCGAGATACTCAATCATCGAAAGTATGCTATAGATCATATGCGACGCCCTGCGACGCTAGATCCCAAGTACTCCTTCATCAGTAACGACTTACAAAGGGTATCGGCAAAGTTACTAAATACCGTCGTTAAATTAGACGACGACAGTATTCTAATGTCACAATCGACTATTATCTGGGTATTCACAAAACAAATCCAGCAGCTAAATCTTTTCCCGCAAACTGGTAGAAATATTGGAGCTTTGTGAGATCTCAAGGGATCACAGTGGTATCATTTATGCTGATCTAAAAATgctaaaataaaatacaagTTAACAggaaaacaagaaaactATACTCCCGTAATACGAGAACAAGCGGGT
The Sugiyamaella lignohabitans strain CBS 10342 chromosome A, complete sequence genome window above contains:
- the TMA19 gene encoding Tma19p (Protein that associates with ribosomes; homolog of translationally controlled tumor protein; green fluorescent protein (GFP)-fusion protein localizes to the cytoplasm and relocates to the mitochondrial outer surface upon oxidative stress; GO_component: GO:0005737 - cytoplasm [Evidence IEA]; GO_component: GO:0005737 - cytoplasm [Evidence IDA] [PMID 14562095]; GO_component: GO:0005856 - cytoskeleton [Evidence IEA,IEA]; GO_component: GO:0005829 - cytosol [Evidence IDA] [PMID 16806052]; GO_component: GO:0005874 - microtubule [Evidence IEA]; GO_component: GO:0005739 - mitochondrion [Evidence IEA,IEA]; GO_component: GO:0005739 - mitochondrion [Evidence IDA] [PMID 16806052]; GO_component: GO:0005840 - ribosome [Evidence IDA] [PMID 16702403]; GO_function: GO:0003674 - molecular_function [Evidence ND]; GO_process: GO:0034599 - cellular response to oxidative stress [Evidence IMP] [PMID 16806052]; GO_process: GO:0002181 - cytoplasmic translation [Evidence IMP] [PMID 16702403]; GO_process: GO:0006412 - translation [Evidence IEA]), with translation MSVILIEFILTKTQLVSDVYDIKEVDGVVYEVDSAVITVKAGADVDIGANPSAEDGEEALEDGAEQVNNIVYSFRLQQTSFDKKSYVTYIKGYMKAVKAHLEKTNPDEVAVFEKGAAAYVKKIIANFKDYDFYTGESMNPDGMVLLLNYREDGVTPYFVVWKHGIKEEKV
- the TRM13 gene encoding Trm13p (2'-O-methyltransferase; responsible for modification of tRNA at position 4; C-terminal domain has similarity to Rossmann-fold (RFM) superfamily of RNA methyltransferases; GO_component: GO:0005737 - cytoplasm [Evidence IEA,IEA]; GO_component: GO:0005737 - cytoplasm [Evidence IDA] [PMID 14562095]; GO_component: GO:0005634 - nucleus [Evidence IEA,IEA]; GO_component: GO:0005634 - nucleus [Evidence IDA] [PMID 14562095]; GO_function: GO:0046872 - metal ion binding [Evidence IEA]; GO_function: GO:0008168 - methyltransferase activity [Evidence IEA,IEA]; GO_function: GO:0008175 - tRNA methyltransferase activity [Evidence IDA,IMP] [PMID 17242307]; GO_function: GO:0016740 - transferase activity [Evidence IEA]; GO_process: GO:0032259 - methylation [Evidence IEA]; GO_process: GO:0030488 - tRNA methylation [Evidence IDA,IMP] [PMID 17242307]; GO_process: GO:0008033 - tRNA processing [Evidence IEA,IEA]) is translated as MTRRADETYCAQHILLVKDSVNGRKRVPCPLDKGHSVWADQLKHHMEKCRAKPKDSEDVWYNEDMNITDKEYKEKGNKNVTKGPVDVTKWIPILTELYEREVKQHPVTRDIRQNDGLKLRLQELENKKHAIQQSSLIGHMADSGLLYDDESGADTLIIEFGCGRAELSRYIYRSQLLNHLQRIENKTSETSKKPKLPKSKFLLVDRSKPRMKLDCKLTEEYETFKQIHSTVSDIEKVLEPEYARLKIDIKDLDLDKSPFIAQSSNTEKLKVTAVSKHLCGCATDLTLACLKNSHLTQQDNPARLHGVVIALCCRQLCSYETYPLAGRDWLIANEIGAEGFRAITRLTSWAVCGTREKKPKADGKNNQEDQNTEQAIEIKENGIAAEGNQALESKNDTNRVEATVDTEETTSTEYTDSKEDTNGLTTLRMTEEERERIGLMARRVIDYGRVKSLQQLGYKAQVVEYVDKSISLENHCLVVTGIQ